The genomic region TAGATATTGGAACTACCAAGATTGTGGCTATGATCGGCCGCAAGAATGAGTATGGAAAAGTAGAGATCGTAGGCATAGGAAAATCAAAGTCCCTGGGCGTACATCGCGGAGTGGTGAATAATATCACCCAGACGATCCAGTCTATCCAGCAGGCAATACAGGAAGCAGAAGCCGATAGCGGTTTAAAGATCAGTGAAGTGGTAGTTGGAATTGCAGGACAGCATATTCGAAGCCTTCAGCATAGTGATTATATTACCAGGCAAAATCCTGATGAGGTTATAGATTCTGAAGACATTCATACGTTATGCAACCAGGTTCATAAACTGGTTATGTTGCCGGGAGAAGAGATCATTCATGTGCTTCCGCAGGAATTTAAAGTAGACGGGCAGGCGGAGATCAAAGAACCTATCGGGATGTACGGTGGAAGACTGGAAGCTAACTTTCATGTCGTTGTAGGACAGGTTTCTTCGATCAGAAATATTGGTCGATGCGTGAAAAGCGCCGGACTTGAACTTTCAGCAGTAACGTTGGAGCCGTTAGCTTCAGCAAATGCAGTTCTTAGCCAGGAGGAAAAAGAGGCAGGTGTGGCACTTATCGATATAGGTGGTGGTACTACAGATCTTGCAATTTTTAAAGATGGTATCATCAGGCATACTGCGGTAATTCCTTTTGGTGGAAATGTGATTACTGAAGATATTAAGGAAGGATGTTCAATTATTGAAAAGCAGGCAGAATTACTAAAGATCAAATTTGGATCTGCATGGCCGGGTGAAAATAAGGATAATGAGATCGTTTCTATCCCAGGTTTACGTGGAAGAGAGCCGAAGGAGATCACTTTGAAGAATCTCTCCAAGATCATCCATGCACGAGTAGTAGAGATCATCGACCAGGTTTACCTGGAGATTAAGAATTACGGACACGATGAGCAAAAGAAAAAATTGATCGCTGGAATCGTTCTTACCGGAGGTGGTGCTCAATTGAAGCATCTTAAGCAACTGGTAGAATATATTACGGGAATGGATACCAGAATAGGATATCCTAACGAACATCTGGCCGGGAATAATGATTCAGAAACCACCAGTCCGGTATATGCTACGGCAGTTGGATTGGTAATGAATAGCCTTGAAAAAGGGAATAACAAGTATCAGGAGGAAGTTGTGCTCTCTAAAAACCAAATGGTAGAAGATGAGGTTGAAGAGCAAAATCATGACCAGGATGATGATGAACATGATACTTTCAGGGAAGAGCCCTCTTCCAATAAGGTTGCACGAAAAAGCATCTTTGATAAATGGGCAGAGAAATTCAAGGATTTCTTAGACAATGCAGAATAAAATAGATACAATACAACCAGTAAAACAGAGTTTATGAGCAGTACAGAATTTGGAGACATCTCATTCGATTTACCAAAGAACCAATCGAACGTCATCAAAGTGATTGGAGTTGGAGGTGGAGGAAGCAACGCCATTAACCATATGTTCCAGGCAGGAATTAAAGGGGTTGATTTTGTTGTTTGTAATACCGACTCCCAGGCTTTGGAGAACAGTTCGGTTCCAAACAAGATCCAGTTAGGGGTAACTTTAACTGAAGGACTTGGAGCAGGTGCAAATCCTGAGATCGGTGAGAAAGCGGCAGTAGAAAGCTTTGAGGAAATAAAGCAAATGTTGGATACCAATACCAAGATGATCTTTATCACTGCAGGTATGGGTGGTGGTACCGGGACTGGTGCTGCTCCAATAATAGCAAAACAGGCAAAAGAACTGGATATTTTAACGGTTGGTATCGTGACCATTCCATTTCAGTTCGAAGGAAGAAACAGAAACGAACAGGCACAATTAGGAGTTGAAAGATTGCGCAAGCATGTAGATTCGCTAATTGTGATCAATAATAACAAACTTCGTGAGGTTTATGGAAATCTTGGTTTTAAAGCCGGATTCTCGAAAGCTGATGAAGTGTTGGCAACTGCATCCAGAGGAATTGCAGAAGTTATAACGCACCATTATACTCAGAATATTGACCTTCGCGATGCGAAGACTGTATTGAGTAATTCTGGAACTGCGATTATGGGTTCTGCCCAGGCTTCAGGAGCCAGTAGAGCTACAGATGCGATCATGAAAGCACTTGATTCGCCATTATTGAACGATAATAAGATCACCGGAGCCAAAAATGTTTTACTGCTTATTGTATCTGGTAACGAGGAGATCACTATCGATGAAATTGGAGAGATCAATGACCATATTCAGCTTGAAGCTGGGCATAGCGCTAACATCATTATGGGTGTTGGAGAGGACGAATCTTTAGAAGACTCTATCGCCGTGACTATTATCGCTACTGGGTTCGATGTAGAACAGCAAAATGAGATCACTAATACTGAAACTAAAAAGATCATTCATACCCTGGAAGACGAGCAAAGAGCTGAGCAGGAATTGATCGCTAAAAGAACTGGTTCAGTTTCTGAAGTAGCTCAGGACAGGAATGATGACATTGAAGATGCTCAGATAGAATTTGAGGCACCGAAAAAGGAAGAAAAGATCGTTCACACTCTGGACGAAAATGTAGAGGAAGTAGACGAGGTTGGTAAAATTCAGAAAAAGGTAGAAGATATTTACAAAACACCAGATTTCGCAAGAAAGCTTGATGTTGTCTACGAGGAAGTGAATCCTGAAGAGTTTATCATCAATGATACTTCAGAAACACTGGATACTGAAAATTTCAAAGAATCTGAAGAAGGTAAATCTGAAAGCGAAGAACAGTTTATGTTTACTTTCGATATCCCAATGAATCAGAAGGAAGAGAAGAAGCAGCTTTCAGAAAAGAAAGAAGAGGTAAAGCGGCATTCTTTAAATGATGAAGAGGAAGAGTCTACAAGAAATATTCATGTGAACGAACATGTAGAGATCGTTCCCGTAACCGAAAATTCTGCCAAGGGAGTAAAGCGATATAGTCTTGATGATTATATGGAGATCGAGCAGAAACTTGAAAGTTCCAAGGCTCCGGAAAAGGAGGAAGAGAAGGACGAAACAGTAGCTTTTGAAAAAAAGACTGTAGCTCCGGCTCCTTCAAGAGAGAATGACAACGATGAGCATGATCCATTCGACAATCCAATTTCTTCTGAAGTTGTGCGTCAACGTACGGCAGAGCGTAAAGCGAAGATGAAGGAATTCAATTATAAGTTTAGAACTGGTTCAGCTCAGATCGATGAGATTGAAAAGCAGCCAGCTTATAAAAGAGCAGGAATTGAGTTGAATAATTCGAAGCATGGTGAAAGTAAACTTTCAAGAACCAGTATCGAGCAGGATGATAATAACGAATTACATTTTAGAAAGAACAACTCTTTCCTACACGACAATGTTGACTAAGAGTCAATATGGTTAAACAAAAAAAGCTGCCTAAGGGCAGCTTTTTTTTATGTTCATATTTTGCGAACTAATTACTTTCTTACTGGAACTTCATCTGTATCTCTTCGATATTTAAGCATGGAAATTCCTGCTACAAAGAATACAAATCCCAGGATGGTAAGTGCCCAGGGGCTTAACATAAGTGCTATACTGCCAAAGATTCCTAATACTCCCATTACCAGTGCGATCGCACCACCAATGGTCATAATCATTGCTAAAACTTTAATCATAATATGTCAAAATATTGGTTATCAGAATTAAAAGTATCTATTTAATGTATTCACAAATCAATATTAACAAACTTTACAATTTTAGCCGAAGCCTCTCAATTTCTTTAATTGCATCCGTTTCATCACCCCAACCTTGAATTACGGTATCGTCTTCCAGGTCATAATTTGAAAACCAATTCTCAAGAATATTCAGTGCTCCAGGATAATTCTCGTATAGTTGCTGGTAATTTTCAGCCTGTATTGTTCTTAATTCCATTCTGGCTGGGATGGCAATGATTTTAAAGTCTTCTTCGCCCGCATCTACCATTTTAATGATGCCAATTGGAATGAATTCCACGATATCCCCAGATTTCAGTGTGCTACTAAGTATCATGATGTCCAAGGCATCGCCATCACCTCCATTCGCTGGATCTGAATAAGTGGAAGGTATAAACCCATAGTTCGCAGGGTAAGCCAGGAAATCTATGATCCTTTCCTTACCATTACGAAGGGAAGTACTAAAAAGTCTTAAGTCCTTATCGTATTCTACTTTAGCATTAGTGCCTGCCGGTATTTCGATCACTGCCTGGTAATTCCCATTTTTTGAAAGTAAACTAGTAGCCAACAGGTCCTGCCTAGATTTGCAGGATGCAACCAATATGAAAATAAGAATAAGCAGACACTTTCTCATTCTAGTTCCAGTAGATCATAAAGTATTTGATCTTTGCATCATCTGGAATTTGCGAAGCCATGATCTTACTATCCGTATCATAACGGAGATTGGACGGTAACTGTGTCTTGTCTATTGTAATGTAAGCATTGATCTCATCCAGAAATACTACGGCAGAATTTATCGTATTCTCGATCCTTGAGATCGTATAGTTCTCCATGATATCCTTGAAGGTGCTATTCACATTAAGTCCGTTCTTAGTTTCGTAACGAGCATCAAGTATGCGAATATTTCCAATGGTACTGGTAGAGTCGAATTCCTGCAAGGGTTCCAGACTCATTAATGCTGCGCCATCCTCACCGAAAATCTTGATCTCGTCTGTAGAACGAAAGTCATCAGGACCGCTCGTTTGTCTTACGATACTGTCATTTTGAAAAATACTATCTAACTGGTTGATCTTAACCTCCTTTTTCAAGGGTCCCACTTGCGTTGGAGTTATTAGAAATGGATTTTCTTCATCATTCGTGCATGATACCATCGCGGCGCAAAGGCCTAGAAAGATTAGAGCTTTTTTATACATAGATTTCGGTTTCCTTTATTTTAAAAATTTATTCAATATTCCCATTACGCCGCGTATAAAAGTTGCACTGGTTAGCACTTTGATGATCGCACCTTCACGGGAACGTCCACTTTTACGACGGCTACTGGTTTTTGTTACTTTTTCTCGTTGTTCTTTAGCCTGTTGTTTAGCCTCTTCACGATCTGCTTCTTCGATCTTTTTATTCAGTATCTCGTAAGCACTTTCGCGGTCAATTTTCTCGTTATATTTTCGAGCAAGTTCAGAATTTTTGTTGATTTGTCTTAATTCTGAATCACTTAATATGTCCATTCTACTCATTGGTGCGCGCAACATGGTCGCTACCAGAGGAGAAGGTCTTCCTTTTTCATCTAATGCTGAAACCATGGCCTCTCCAATACCTAACGAGGTAAGCATATCTTTGGTATCGTAAAATTCGGAAATCGGGTAATTTTCAGCAGCAAGTTTAATAGCCTTTCGATCCTTAGCCGTGAAAGCCCTTAATGCATGCTGAATTTTAAGTCCCAGCTGTCCCAGAACTTCTTCAGGAACATCGGCTGGATTCTGAGTAACGAAGTAAAGTCCTACGCCCTTGGAACGTATCAGTTTTACGATACTTTCAATTTGATCAAGCAATGCATCTGAAGCTTCATCAAAAATGAGATGTGCTTCATCTATAAATAAGACAAGTTCCGGTTTATCCATATCGCCTTTCTCTGGAAAGGTTGAATAAATTTCAGCAAGTAATGAAAGCATGAATGTTGAGAATAACTTTGGCCTGTCCTGAATATCGGTAAGCCTCAAAATATTCACGTATCCCTTTCCGTCTGATGTTTTTCTTAGGAGATCGTTTACCTCAAAAGATTTTTCGCCAAAGAACTGCTCTGCGCCTTGTTGTTCCAGTGCAATGATCTTCCGAAGAATAGCACCTGTAGATGCGCTTGAAATTCTACCATATTCCTTACTGATCTCCTCCTTACCTTCCTCTGTGGTATACTGAAGCATCTTTTTAAGATCCTTAAGGTCCAGAAGTGGCAATTGATTATCATCACAATATTTGAATATGATCGCCATGATCCCGGATTGGGTATCATTTAAATCCAGTATTCTGGATAAAAGCACTGGGCCAAATTCACTTACTGTAGCTCTAAGTCTCACTCCATCCTGTTCTGAGAGACTTAGCATTTCTACCGGTGCAGCATCTGGAGTGAATGGAAATCCAAGTTTTTCATGACGTTCATCTATAAAAGTGGCACCTTCTGAAGCTTTCGCGATTCCACTCAGATCTCCCTTTACGTCCATCAGTAAAACCGGCACTCCTTTCTGAGATAGGTTTTCAGCAAGGATTTGCAGGGTTTTTGATTTTCCGGTTCCTGTAGCACCTGCAATTAGTCCGTGCCGGTTCATTGTTTTCAACGGAATCTTAACTGGAGCATCGGCAAAAACTTGTTCGTCAAGCATTCCTGCGCCCAGATAGATATAATCACCTTTAGTGTTATATTCCGAAGATATGTGATCTACAAACTTTTCTGATGTGTTCATTTAACTGCAGGTTTTAATATTTTGATAGTACCGGTGTTGCTGTTTATTTCAGCTTCAATTCCGTTAGGGATGGTGCTGTTATCGTCTATATGGCCAATCATTGCACCTGAGAATGCCGGGATATTTAAAGGTTTGATATAATGGTCTATAACTTCCTCCATGGTAAGTGAACCATAGCCACTTCCACCAGGATCACAGCCTGTACATTTTCCGAAGACAAATCCGGAGATCTTATCCAGTATACCTCCAAGTTTAAGTTGGGACATCATCCGGTCTACGGCATAAATCTTTTCTCCTATATCTTCGAGATACAGGATTTTATTCGACCAGTCAGTAGGAAAATAAGGTGTTCCCATGATCGAAGTAAGCACAGAGAGGTTTCCACCTAGTAATTCCCCTTTTGCGTAACCATTATTGATAGTTCTTATTCTATTGTTGGTTTGGACTTCCAGAAAATTCAGGTTTTCAGGATTGGTATATTCGATCTTTTTTCCTTCGAATAGCAACTGGCGAAAAATATCGTAATTAAATGTATTCCATGAAGAGCTTGCCATGGGTCCATGAAAAGTCACTAGACCCGTTTTTTCGTAGATCGCAAGATGCAATGCTGTAATATCACTGTAGCCTATGAAAATCTTCGGATTCTTACGAATGAGCTCATAATCAAGTTTATCTATGATTCTTGCAGCTCCCGAACCACCCCGAAGTGAAATGATTGCATCAATTGCAGGGTCACCAAACATTTGATTCAATTCTGAAGCGCGTTCTTCATCAGTGCCAGCGAGGTGACCATACCTGCTTTTAGCAAATTCTCCAAATCTTACTTTTAGTCCCATCGCTTCCAGGTTTTCCCGGGCGATCTCATAAGGTTCACTGTCAAAGATTGCTCCTGCAGGACTTGTTATTCCAATAGTATCTCCTTCAGAAAGTCTTTTCGGTAGAAGTTTCTTATTAGTTGAAATTTGCTGCTCTGCAGTTGCTGAAAGTGATTGTAGTGGAATACTTAAACCGGCAAGTCCCAGGCCGTAAACGAAATTGCGTCTTTTCATAGGTATATATACTGTCTCGAAAATAGGGAATATTTGGAACTTCTAAAATTCAATAGTTGTTTCTAATGTGAATAAGAAGCTTTAAAACTTCAGCTTTTATTTCTTCAGGAGAATTCATATGATTGGAATTCATTATACTGAAAATTAGAAGTCGGTCGCTATTCGTTCTCAGATAGCCGCTAAGGCTATAATTATTTTTTAAACTTCCTGATTTTGCAAATACAAATGCTTCTTCGTCCGTTAGTAAGTTTGTAAGAGTTCCATGCTTACCAGCTGTAGGAAAAATGGTCGAAACCCAGTCCTCACCTTTTTCATCCAACAAACGTTTCAAAATGCTCGATAAGTTAGCAGGAGTGTTCATATTATATCTTGATAATCCAGAGCCATCTACCCATTGAAATTCATCAGGCAGTCCTTTGAAAAAATTATTTTTAGCATAGTCTATAGCGATCTCTGTACTCATGGTATCCGATATTTTTTCTGAAATCATGATAAGTAATTGTTCCGCAATTAGATTATCGCTGGTATGCATCATTTGTTTGTAAAGACTATCGGAGGCTGTGGATTTTATAATATGACTGGCTTTTGGTCCTGGTGGAATGATTTTTATAGTTCGCCCAATTTCTTGTTCAATGATCCTGATGCTTAAGTCTTCTGAAGTTTCAAAAGGAATTCTTAGCGTATCGTTCTTCTGAAGTTTCTTTGGAACCCTGAATTGATTCGTGCCCTTAAGCTTTTCCAGTGTTTCAGAATTAATAGTTTGGGCGTAATTGGTAAAAATTCCCGGAGATACTTTTAGATCTTTATTCACCATCGTAAAACTTACTGTATTCCCATAAATCGGCATTGCAGATATTTGTGGTGAGAACGCGTATTCAAAATCATCCCAGCTCCATCCGGCACCATAAACCTCCTGCTTCCAGTTGGCTTTTTGATAATAGATAGAATCTTTAGAATTCCGTAGAAATTGCAAAGTTGTATTGGAAGACACTTCTGGATCCAGTAATCCGGGATCTCCGGTAGCTGAAAAAATGAGAGAATCTTCAGTTTTCCGGTATCTAAATGTAAAGATGCTGTCCTCGAGAGATTTTATGGCGGAATAGAGGCTCAATATTTTGGTATTGGAAGCTGGAGTAAAAGATTTGTGGGCATTATACTGATAGATATTCTTCCCTGATTCGGCATCTAAAAGTATGATCCCGGTAAATCCATGGTGAATCTTTTCAAACTCAGTTGTTTTCCGCAATAAACCTGAAGCACATGAACTCAGGCCGAGAATGGATAAAACTGCTAAGAAGACCTTCAGACGCATATTAAAAATTTTGATTTAAATATATACTTTCTCGTACTTAGAATTAAATCGATCGATCGCAAACTCAAAAAACAAAGGTTATTTATCCTGAAGTATAATGATTATCTTTGCCGGCTATGATTTCAGAAGAGACAAAGAGCCTGGTTGATAAAGGAATAATGCTTCCACTCATGGAAGAATTTTATACGATCCAGGGTGAGGGATTCCACAAAGGAACGGCTGCATATTTTATTAGGATTGGTGGTTGTGATGTAGGTTGTCACTGGTGCGATGTGAAGGAAAGCTGGGATGCCAGTACGCACCCGCCTACGCATATTGGGGAAATCGTCGAGAATGCTACCCGTCATAGTAAAACTATTGTGATCACGGGAGGTGAACCATTAACCTGGGATATGACAGCTCTAACTCAAAATCTTAAAAACCAAGGTTGTGATATTCATATTGAGACTTCAGGAGCTTATAAACTTACGGGTACCTGGGACTGGATATGTCTTTCTCCAAAGAAAATCAAATTGCCAACCGAGGAGATCTATCCTCTGGCCAATGAGTTAAAGGTTATTGTTTTTAATAGACATGACCTGAAGTTTGCTGAAGAGCAGGCAGCGAAAGTCAGTGAGAACTGTATCTTATACTTACAACCAGAATGGAGTAACCGCGATAAAGTGATCCCAATGATCGTTGATTATGTAATGGAGAATCCGCGGTGGAAAGTATCGCTACAAACCCATAAATATTTGAACATACCATAAAAAAAACGCCCGATAGGGCGTCTTTTCAATTATAAGCTGCCGTACTAAATTTTAGTTAGCATTCTTGAATGGAACTTTTACATAGCTGTTATCCCATCCAATCAGAAGGTCTGCACCGTTCTTAGCTTCCTGGAAAGCCATAGATAGAGATTCGATGGTATTAGGAGCCTTTCTTACCGGCACATTAATTCTTACCTTATCTTCCTTATCTGTGTATTCATAAGAACCCCATGTATTGGTTTTGCTGTTAAGAATAACAGTCCATTCCTTTTCGCCTGGGATCGTGTATAAGGTGTAATTCCCAGCTTTTACCGTAGCGTCTGCAACTTTCATGTCCTTATATAAAGTAACTTCAGTTGCTTCATTTGCGCCGGTTCTCCATACCTCACCATAAGGCACCAGTTTACCGAAGATCTCACGATTTCTTTTTTGTGGTCGGCTATAAATTACCCTCGCCACTGCGGCGTCATCCTGGTCTCTGTAAAGCGCAAGATCCATTGGACTGGCATCTACTTTGGAAAATTTAAGTTCTTCCTTTGAGTAGTTTACCTTATCGTCATCCTGTGCGTTAATAGGGCTTGCAACGAAGAAAAACATTGCACTTAAACCACCTATGATCAATTTTTTCATAATTCTAATATTTGAATTTTAGTTAGTATAAAGATAAGACGCATAGAGGTGTGAATTGTTAAAGAAGCACCAATATGCTGTTAAAATTTTAGCTGAGGTTTTCAAATGGAAGAAAAGTTTGAAATTTATAATGGTATACTACCATTTGGTATGTAATTTTTAGTTTAAACTTTTCAAATATTATTATTGTTAGCCATTATGTTTTCATTTAGATAGCTTCAGTCCATATTTGTCTCATAATAATAAACAAATTAAGTCATGTGTGGAATTTTAGCAGTTATCGGAAAAGATCTTGACAAGAAGAAGATCGCTGATCTTTCAAAAAGAATGTCTCATAGAGGCCCTGATGAAAGCGGACTGAAAATTACTGAAAAAGGTTATGTGTTAGCTCACGAACGCCTATCAATCGTAGATCTCACCACAGGTATTCAGCCTATACAAGGAACTGAATCTGCCTGGATGGTACACAATGGAGAGATCTATAACCACATGTCACTTCGAAATAACGAATTAAAGGATCATACTTTCAGAACTACCGGAGATTCTGAAGTAATCGTGCATTTGTATGAAAAGTATGGTCTTGAATTCGTAGACAAATTAGATGGCGTCTTCTCATTTGTGATCATTGATGGTGATGAATTTATGGTCGCCAGGGATCCAATTGGAGTAAAGCCACTTTATTATGGGAAGGACGAAGCAGGTACCATATGGTTTGCCAGTGAAATGAAATCTCTTGCAGATAGCTGTATTGAATTTCATGCTTTTCCTCCTGGACATTATTATACACCAGAAACCGGATTCGTAAGATATTATTCTCCAGAGTGGTTTGAATCTGAAGTTGCTACGCAGCCTGCAGACTTACAAAAGCTACGTGAAAGTTTGATCGAAGCGACCAGAAAGAGATTGATGGCAGATGTGCCTCTTGGAGTATTGCTTAGTGGTGGACTCGATTCTTCACTAACAAGTTCTATCGCGGCCAGATTGATGAAAGATAGTGGTCAAACATTGCATTCCTTTTCAATTGGTTTGGATGAAGCAGCACCAGATCTAATTGCTGCGAGAAAAGTTGCAGACTTTCTGGGTACCGAGCATCATGAAATTCATTTCACTGTAGAGGAAGGTATCTCTATTCTTAAAAAGCTTGTATGGCATCTTGAAACTTACGATGTTACTTCAATTCGCGCCAGCACTCCAATGTATTTTCTCTCTAAAGCAATTGCTGAAAAAGGGATTAAGGTTGTATTGTCTGGAGAAGGCTCTGATGAGATCCTTGGTGGATACTTATATTTCAAGAACGCTCCTTCTGCGGAAGAGTTTCAGAAGGAAACCATTAGAAGAGTACAGCGTCTGGCTACTGCAGATTGCCTGAGAGCAGATAAGTCAACGATGGCACACGGTCTTGAAGCAAGAGTGCCATTCCTGGATAAAGCTTTTTTGAAAACCGCAATGGAAATAGTTCCTGAAGAAAAAATGCCGGTTACTTATGATGGTATTGAAAAATTTATTTTGAGAAAGGCATTCGATACTCCTGAAGAACCTTTCCTGCCAGAAGAAGTATTATGGAGACAAAAAGAACAATTTAGTGATGGTGTGGGTTACAACTGGATCGATCAGCTAATTGATCATGCTTCAGAACAGGTGACAGACGTTCAAATGGAAACTGCGGCAACTAGGTTTCCGGTAAACACGCCAACTTCAAAAGAAGCTTACTTCTACCGTGAGATCTTTCAGCAGCATTTTCCTCAGGATTCCGCAGCGAAAACAGTTAAACGATGGATCCCAAAATGGCAGAAGGATCTTGATCCTAGTGGAAGAGCCAATGAAACTCACGTAGCTCCTGGAATGAAAAAAGTAGTTGTGTAAAATTCGTTCAAATATTTGATTTTCCTCAAAACCCGAAATGTGAAAATAATCTTAAACATTTCGGGTTTTTCCACATAATTTGTTGATAACTTCGAGCCTCATCGCAGGTCTACAACCTGTTAAAAGTATGCGAATTGTTATATTTGTTCGTTATCCAAAAGAGACAAAATTAATTAGCATAATATGAGCGAAGAAGCTAAGAAACATAATTATTCTGCCGACAGTATTCAGGCGTTGGAGGGGATGGAGCATGTTCGAATGCGGCCTTCCATGTATATTGGAGATACTGGGGTTAGAGGACTGCATCACCTGGTTTATGAGGTTGTTGATAACTCCATAGATGAGGCCCTTGCCGGTCA from Christiangramia sp. OXR-203 harbors:
- the asnB gene encoding asparagine synthase B, translating into MCGILAVIGKDLDKKKIADLSKRMSHRGPDESGLKITEKGYVLAHERLSIVDLTTGIQPIQGTESAWMVHNGEIYNHMSLRNNELKDHTFRTTGDSEVIVHLYEKYGLEFVDKLDGVFSFVIIDGDEFMVARDPIGVKPLYYGKDEAGTIWFASEMKSLADSCIEFHAFPPGHYYTPETGFVRYYSPEWFESEVATQPADLQKLRESLIEATRKRLMADVPLGVLLSGGLDSSLTSSIAARLMKDSGQTLHSFSIGLDEAAPDLIAARKVADFLGTEHHEIHFTVEEGISILKKLVWHLETYDVTSIRASTPMYFLSKAIAEKGIKVVLSGEGSDEILGGYLYFKNAPSAEEFQKETIRRVQRLATADCLRADKSTMAHGLEARVPFLDKAFLKTAMEIVPEEKMPVTYDGIEKFILRKAFDTPEEPFLPEEVLWRQKEQFSDGVGYNWIDQLIDHASEQVTDVQMETAATRFPVNTPTSKEAYFYREIFQQHFPQDSAAKTVKRWIPKWQKDLDPSGRANETHVAPGMKKVVV